CCGCCCCTAACAACTAGATGCAACGCAGGATCCGGCCTCCATACAATCTCCGACCGGACGTAATACAAAGTCCGGATATACTAAGTATACTTCAACAGcagcttcaccaccaccacaacctcatcccaacaaccaaccaatcaattTCTCTACACACACTGACATCACAAACCAAACATCTAcaatcaaccaccaccacccaacgaCACAATGGACCCCCAaaccctcaccatcctccccgCCACCAGCCAACAAGGCCTCTCCATTATCTCCGCTATAaccaaccacccaacccTGCGCACCGAATACACTCTCCGCGCCCTAGTCCGCAAcccatcctctccaacaGCCCAATCCCTTACCAAGCAAAGCATCGAAGTCCTCCCCGCGGACCTCAACAACCCAGGAACCCTCACCCCAGCCCTAACCAACACGCACACCCTAATCCTAATAACCCTAACGGACTACTCAGTCCCAGACCTCAAACACCAAGAACTCACACAAGTACAAAACGTCATTTCCGCATGCCCCAGCACCATCAAAcacatcatcttcagcagtGCCGTACCCGCCCACCCTCACGGACGGGAAGTAGACGTCTTCGACTCGAAGTTCGCAGCCGAGGAGGCACTACGCAcactctcctcatcccacgGCATCAAAGTATCAGTGTTCTATCCGGGCATGTTCATGCAGAATTTCGAGACGTTCATGAGGCCTCTTCCTGATCCGGAGGGAAAGGCGGACTTGGTTGTGTATAATGTTATGGATggcgggaagaagatcccGCTGATTGATGCGGTGAGGGAATTGGGGAAGTTTGTGGTTCCGATTTTGACGGGGGAGACTGAGAGGGTTTATGCGGCTAATGGGGTTTGGTCgtttgaggaggtggtggaaaTTATGGGTAGggtgatggggaagaaggttcgGTATGtcaggatggaggaggaggtgtaTGCCGGATTCATGCCGGGGCAGAAGGGGTGGCAGGTCGTGGATATGTTGAGGTTTTATGAAGAGGTTGGGTATCAtgggggggatgaggaggggaaggtgaaggagacgttgggggtggtggagggggttaGGGGGTTTGAGGAGTTTGTGGGGGACAAGTTGGTTTAGTTGGAGTGAGTGGTAGTTTCAATTTGGATTTGAGTAGTGCTGTGCTATCTATCTGTTTTTGTTTATCCTTATGGTGGGGTTGTTTCGGGTGTTCTAGAGAATAGATATTTCGCTACTAGCTAAGGGCTACTTGACGAAAAAGATACATACGCTTCCTCAGCTGGTTCTGCAACTGCCTCCTTAAAGCGCTTTTCTGTCCAGTCAAAGACATAGTCGTGGCTGAATCCCTGCCGCTTGAATTCGGCTGCGAATCTCTGCCGGAGCTTAGAGTAGTTCGGCCGCTGGTTATAGCGCAGCGATCTCACGTGTTCAAAGTATTGTTTGAACACTGCTGGGAGATCTTCGCACAACTCGTCCAGACTGATTCGTCTTTTCTTGCTGCCCATCTGCTGTTCGGGACTTTGTCCCCCGACAGTAGTTGTCATACCACTCCAGggtaatttatttttgaGAAGGTCAATGAGCACGTAGCCAAAGCTCTCCATGTCATCCCGATACGTCTGACCTACACGATTGTCAGTATTCTGTAACAACTAGTATATCATCAGAATGGTAATAAGGGAAAACACACAATGCAACTGATGCGCAGCCCTAGGTGCATAGTCGTTCGTACCCAGGAACGAATTTGCCTGATCTCCGTTATAAGTCATCGGATTGCCAGGTGCCAGCACTTTCTCACGCGCAAGGCCCATATCCACAAGATAAATCTTATTTCCCTCACGGCCTCTCCCCATGAGGAAGTTATCCGGCTTCAAATCCCGGTGGATAATACCCTGGTCATGTAAAGACTTTAATCGACAAATCGCTTGGTCGGCTATCAAAAGAACTGTCTTGAGGCTTAATTTCCCCCCGCAGAAGTATTTGAGGTCCCAGAGACTGGGGCCTAGAAGTTCCATACCCATGACGCGGTACTCATCACAGATGTCGGTAGGGAAGTGGAGTTTAAGCATGCCAGTGGATTTGCCCTTTTGGAGCTTCTCGTAGAAGAATGATTCCCTGGTGAGGGAGTCAGCGAGTTTCGTGCGTTCCATTTTGAGCGCAACGCGCTCTCTGGATTTGGTATCGAGATCAATTGCTGGGAATTTTAGTATTTGttaagaaggaaagggaggtgGGGGGTTACCTTCATAGATTTCGCCATAGGTGCCTGAAGAGATGTAATTGACGAGTTTGAAACGGTCTGCGACGATGATATCCTGTTCTCAGTCAGTCACTGTTTCTTGTGAATATCGAACCCACTCACGAGTtgtttcattttcttttccaatttGGATTAACTTTATTGAATGATGCTGGGAATGT
The window above is part of the Aspergillus luchuensis IFO 4308 DNA, chromosome 8, nearly complete sequence genome. Proteins encoded here:
- a CDS encoding uncharacterized protein (COG:G,M;~EggNog:ENOG410PKEI;~InterPro:IPR036291,IPR008030;~PFAM:PF13460,PF05368) — its product is MDPQTLTILPATSQQGLSIISAITNHPTLRTEYTLRALVRNPSSPTAQSLTKQSIEVLPADLNNPGTLTPALTNTHTLILITLTDYSVPDLKHQELTQVQNVISACPSTIKHIIFSSAVPAHPHGREVDVFDSKFAAEEALRTLSSSHGIKVSVFYPGMFMQNFETFMRPLPDPEGKADLVVYNVMDGGKKIPLIDAVRELGKFVVPILTGETERVYAANGVWSFEEVVEIMGRVMGKKVRYVRMEEEVYAGFMPGQKGWQVVDMLRFYEEVGYHGGDEEGKVKETLGVVEGVRGFEEFVGDKLV
- the HRR25_2 gene encoding serine/threonine protein kinase (COG:T;~EggNog:ENOG410PFS3;~InterPro:IPR000719,IPR011009,IPR008271;~PFAM:PF07714,PF00069;~go_function: GO:0004672 - protein kinase activity [Evidence IEA];~go_function: GO:0005524 - ATP binding [Evidence IEA];~go_process: GO:0006468 - protein phosphorylation [Evidence IEA]), whose translation is MERTKLADSLTRESFFYEKLQKGKSTGMLKLHFPTDICDEYRVMGMELLGPSLWDLKYFCGGKLSLKTVLLIADQAICRLKSLHDQGIIHRDLKPDNFLMGRGREGNKIYLVDMGLAREKVLAPGNPMTYNGDQANSFLGTNDYAPRAAHQLHCQTYRDDMESFGYVLIDLLKNKLPWSGMTTTVGGQSPEQQMGSKKRRISLDELCEDLPAVFKQYFEHVRSLRYNQRPNYSKLRQRFAAEFKRQGFSHDYVFDWTEKRFKEAVAEPAEEAYVSFSSSSP